In Mus musculus strain C57BL/6J chromosome 9, GRCm38.p6 C57BL/6J, one genomic interval encodes:
- the LOC108167694 gene encoding serine/threonine-protein phosphatase 2A regulatory subunit B'' subunit delta-like gives MPERPPIRALRRDPDDPAVRQALASLARGSDLVFPSRFQKWLRDFRQVHAHRKEEPPPQSPPPGHSVPAFYFPCGRPPPRPQDTEDAIALVECAFEGLPRGRAGLGDMAVVAKVCGQGLACWAGLRKMGGALKMGGAYPGYGLQGIGSWCVHIQEVTG, from the exons ATGCCGGAGCGCCCGCCCATACGAGCCCTGCGCCGCGACCCTGACGACCCAGCGGTGCGCCAGGCTCTGGCGTCGCTGGCTCGGGGCAGCGATCTGGTGTTTCCGTCGCGCTTCCAGAAGTGGCTGCGGGACTTCCGGCAG GTCCATGCCCACAGGAAGGAGGAGCCCCCGCCCCAGTCCCCACCCCCTGGCCACAGCGTCCCCGCCTTCTACTTCCCTTGCGGTCGACCCCCGCCCCGTCCCCAGGACACGGAGGATGCCATCGCCCTCGTGGAGTGCGCGTTCGAGGGGCTGCCTCGTGGGAGGGCGGGTCTGGGCGACATGGCCGTGGTTGCCAAGGTATGTGGGCAGGGTCTCGCGTGTTGGGCGGGACTGAGGAAAATGGGCGGGGCCTTGAAGATGGGCGGGGCTTACCCGGGATATGGGCTTCAGGGGATAGGAAGTTGGTGTGTCCACATCCAAGAAGTAACTGGATGA